A section of the Saccharomyces paradoxus strain CBS432 chromosome XII sequence genome encodes:
- the PIG1 gene encoding protein phosphatase regulator PIG1 (targeting subunit for type-1 protein phosphatase Glc7p~similar to YLR273C), whose protein sequence is MPFNHGKKLKPSLKLSKTTSISSFVSSTPSNSFSPLEDSTSVSSSTSSSSSGKSVRFATHLYTVKKFNTKLAPISISEKADNKSIRRITSHLTRHLYNNAIPLTFPLIQGEDHPYSLDILDYSDLEYDDKDDEYDNESDVEDNAMFMHDRSLFIEKDILCLGEDNKFDIAEWKLVSSNLSLFKSDYNMDVAELEYKIFKYLNGQNIKVHSLELSDPVNYEDICCNNFGSCQIWGLIFVNNLNFEKKIEIKFTLNNWTDIHYIDAYYNKSVTSQIDEFKFIIDISALKLNLVSKNLIYADFLERKTTCFLNLQFCCRYDVNSFENKSFYDNNDYRNYEVSISLAVINLNRGVSRLPKYNSNLNPSKIGDSNADVTISKNKESLKKPTRKFIKDTDYFNDSPLKHKFYQSFETKAVCKREYTPQTPQAETNDCKMEPFNYFFEPPGSQTDEDISDSSYDLSLHDFNYWEFSNHGLGKALADSDILQFKNYPKPEPFSRNPIADNTFTLNTDDRTLRLKTQEFEDNLSEEGKSAKTRAAVNRTQLYDDEYNTFFIYSTWNNSTDTLMKEKDEAPVESGSCSRLSIATIKAEGDLVRQEDINSDRECSSQEFSPLNNSTPPPFFSCDNMIDSSREYEDKISLSSNEIHILRDYFSKSPSPSLSPIL, encoded by the coding sequence ATGCCTTTCAACCATGGTAAGAAGCTTAAACCGTCTTTAAAACTCTCGAAAACCACctccatttcttcttttgtttcttcgACACCCTCTAATTCATTTTCTCCATTAGAAGACTCTACATCTGTTTCTTCATCGacatcatcttcatcatcaggAAAATCGGTAAGGTTTGCTACACATTTATATACagtgaaaaagttcaacACAAAGTTGGCGCCTATCTCAATATCAGAAAAAGCCGATAATAAGTCAATTAGACGGATTACTTCGCACCTCACAAGACATTTGTATAACAATGCCATTCCACTAACCTTTCCCCTCATTCAGGGTGAAGATCATCCCTATAGTTTGGATATTTTAGATTACAGTGATTTAGAATATGACGATAAGGATGATGAATACGACAACGAAAGTGACGTAGAGGATAATGCAATGTTTATGCATGACCGTAGCTTGTTTATTGAGAAGGACATTCTTTGCCTAGGTGAAGATAATAAATTCGATATAGCAGAATGGAAACTCGTCAGTAGTAATTTGAGCCTATTCAAAAGTGACTATAATATGGATGTTGCTGAGTTGGAATACAAGATCTTCAAATACTTAAATGGTCAAAACATAAAAGTACATTCGCTAGAATTATCAGACCCTGTAAACTACGAGGATATTTGTTGCAATAATTTTGGTAGCTGTCAAATTTGGGGACTTATATTTGTCAACAACTTGAATttcgagaaaaaaatagagatCAAATTTACCTTAAATAACTGGACGGATATTCATTATATTGACGCGTACTATAATAAGTCTGTTACCTCTCAAATTGACgaattcaaatttatcaTTGATATATCCGCATTGAAATTAAATTTAGTATCAAAAAACTTGATTTATGCTGACTTTTTGGAAAGGAAGACTACTTGCTTTCTGAATTTGCAATTCTGTTGTCGTTATGATGTAAATAGCTTCGAGAATAAGTCATTTTATGACAATAATGACTACAGAAACTATGAAGTATCGATCTCTTTGGCTGTGATAAATCTAAACCGTGGGGTTTCAAGATTACCAAAATATAATTCCAATCTTAATCCTTCTAAAATAGGAGATAGCAATGCAGATGTTACTatctcaaaaaataaagaaagtCTCAAAAAGCCTACgagaaaatttatcaaagatACAGATTACTTCAACGACTCACCGCTAAAGCACAAGTTTTATCAATCGTTTGAAACAAAAGCGGTCTGTAAAAGAGAATATACACCCCAAACTCCTCAAGCGGAAACAAATGACTGTAAAATGGAGCCTTTCAACTATTTCTTCGAGCCTCCGGGCTCACAAACTGATGAGGACATATCAGATAGCTCATATGACTTATCGTTGCATGATTTTAACTATTGGGAGTTTAGCAACCACGGACTTGGGAAAGCACTGGCTGACTCAGATATTTTacaattcaaaaattatccCAAACCAGAACCTTTTAGCAGGAATCCTATAGCAGATAACACATTCACATTAAATACCGACGATAGGACCTTACGCTTAAAAACACAAGAGTTTGAAGACAATTTGAGCGAGGAGGGGAAGAGCGCTAAAACAAGGGCCGCAGTAAATAGAACGCAGTTATACGATGATGAGTATAAtactttcttcatctaCTCCACTTGGAATAATTCTACTGACACAttgatgaaagaaaaagatgaagCACCTGTAGAATCAGGCTCTTGCTCTCGACTATCTATAGCGACTATAAAGGCGGAAGGGGATTTAGTACGTCAAGAAGATATCAATAGTGACAGGGAATGCTCATCTCAGGAATTTTCTCCCTTGAATAATTCGACTCCGccaccatttttttcatgtgACAATATGATTGATAGCTCAAGGGAATATGAAGACAAAATCTCTCTTAGCTCTAATGAAATCCATATTCTTCGTGattatttttccaaatcacCCTCACCCTCACTATCGCCCATATTATAA
- the DBP9 gene encoding ATP-dependent DNA/RNA helicase (DEAD-box protein required for 27S rRNA processing~similar to YLR276C), with translation MSSEKKSVEGAYIDDSTTFESFHLDSRLLQAIKNIGFQNPTLIQSHSIPLALQQKRDIIAKAATGSGKTLAYLVPVIETILEYKKTVDNGEENGTLGIILVPTRELAQQVYNVLEKLVLYCSKDIRTLNISSDMSDSVLNTLLMDQPEIIVGTPGKLLDLLQTRIDSISLSELKFLVVDEVDLVLTFGYQDDLNKIGEYLPLKKNLQTFLMSATLNDDIQALKQKFCRSPAILKFNDEEINKNQNKLLQYYVKVSEFDKFLLCYVIFKLNLIKGKTLIFVNNIDRGYRLKLVMEQFGIKSCILNSELPVNSRQHIVDQFNKNVYQLLIATDDTEYIKEEDDGIEEGHNIDNQEEEKVEAEPENDKKSSKKKKVQVKKDKEYGVSRGVDFKNVACVLNFDLPTTAKSYVHRVGRTARGGKTGTAISFVVPLKEFGKHKPSMLQTAKKDEKILSRIIKQQSKLGLELQPYKFDQKQVEAFRYRMEDGFRAVTQVAIREARVKELKQELLASEKLKRHFEENPKELQSLRHDKELHPARVQQHLKRVPDYLLPESARGNGTKVKFIPFHNPKRRHPHRKGKVSKPKSGKVDPLKNFK, from the coding sequence atgagcAGTGAGAAAAAGTCTGTGGAAGGCGCTTACATAGACGATTCTACAACATTCGAATCATTTCATCTCGACTCTCGTTTATTACAAGCTATAAAGAATATAGGGTTTCAAAACCCGACATTGATTCAATCACATTCTATTCCTTTGGCCCTACAGCAGAAGAGAGATATTATAGCAAAGGCTGCTACAGGTTCTGGGAAAACTTTGGCATACTTAGTTCCTGTAATTGAAACTATATtagaatataaaaaaacaGTTGATAACggagaagaaaatggtACATTAGGTATTATACTTGTTCCAACAAGAGAACTGGCTCAACAAGTATATAATGTTTTAGAAAAACTAGTCTTATATTGTTCAAAAGATATAAGAACTCTGAACATATCATCCGATATGTCTGACTCAGTTTTGAATACTCTACTTATGGATCAGCCAGAAATCATAGTTGGTACGCCCGGTAAGCTATTAGACCTGCTTCAAACAAGGATTGattctatttctttgagcgaattgaaatttttagTAGTTGATGAAGTGGATTTGGTGTTAACATTTGGTTATCAAGATGATTTGAACAAAATTGGTGAGTACttaccattgaaaaaaaatttacagaCATTTTTGATGAGTGCAACCTTGAATGACGATATACAGGctttgaaacaaaaattttgtcgCTCTCCAGCTATTCTCAAGTTTAATGAcgaagaaataaataagaaCCAAAACAAATTACTCCAGTATTACGTTAAAGTTAGCGAATTTGACAAATTTCTATTATGCTACGTCATTTTTAAGCTTAACTTAATCAAGGGTAAAACATTAATATTTGTTAATAACATTGACAGAGGATATAGGCTCAAGCTAGTCATGGAGCAATTTGGTATCAAGTCTTGTATATTAAACAGCGAGCTACCCGTTAATTCGAGGCAACATATTGTTGACCAATTCAATAAGAACGTTTACCAACTATTGATTGCTACAGATGATACTGAGTACATAAAAGAGGAGGATGATGGCATAGAAGAAGGACATAATATCGACAACcaggaagaggaaaaagtGGAAGCTGAGCCTGAAAACGATAAGAAATCGagtaagaagaagaaggtcCAAGTGAAGAAAGATAAGGAATATGGTGTTTCTCGTGGTgttgatttcaaaaatgttgCATGTGTTCTGAATTTTGATTTGCCCACGACGGCAAAATCCTACGTGCATAGAGTAGGTAGAACTGCTCGTGGCGGTAAAACTGGTACGGCAATTTCATTCGTGGTCccattgaaagaatttgGTAAGCATAAGCCATCAATGTTACAAACGGCAAAGAAAGACGAAAAGATTCTTTCACGAATTATCAAACAACAGAGCAAACTAGGATTAGAATTGCAGCCCTATAAATTTGATCAAAAGCAGGTCGAGGCGTTCCGTTACAGGATGGAAGACGGTTTCCGTGCTGTGACTCAAGTTGCCATTAGGGAAGCTAGGgtgaaagaattgaagCAGGAATTATTGGCGAGTgagaagttgaaaagacATTTTGAAGAGAATCCAAAAGAGTTACAAAGTTTAAGGCATGACAAAGAATTACATCCAGCAAGGGTGCAGCAGCATTTGAAGCGTGTTCCAGATTACTTGCTTCCTGAATCAGCCAGAGGAAATGGAACCAAGGTTAAATTCATTCCTTTCCACAATCCTAAGAGGCGCCATCCACATAGAAAGGGAAAAGTTAGTAAGCCAAAGAGCGGTAAAGTCGACCCGTTGAAGAACTTCAAATGA
- the YSH1 gene encoding cleavage polyadenylation factor subunit YSH1 (endoribonuclease~similar to YLR277C): MERTNTTTFKFFSLGGSNEVGRSCHILQYKGKTVMLDAGIHPAYQGLASLPFYDEFDLSKIDILLISHFHLDHAASLPYVMQRTNFQGRVFMTHPTKAIYRWLLRDFVRVTSIGSSSSSMGAKDEGLFSDEDLVDSFDKIETVDYHSTVDVNGIKFTAFHAGHVLGAAMFQIEIAGLRVLFTGDYSREVDRHLNSAEVPPLSSNVLIVESTFGTATHEPRLNRERKLTQLIHSTVIRGGRVLLPVFALGRAQEIMLILDEYWSQHADELGGGQVPIFYASNLAKKCMSVFQTYVNMMNDDIRKKFRDSQTNPFIFKNISYLRNLEDFQDFGPSVMLASPGMLQSGLSRDLLERWCPEDKNLVLITGYSIEGTMAKFIMLEPDTIPSINNPEVTIPRRCQVEEISFAAHVDFQENLEFIEKISAPNIILVHGEANPMGRLKSALLSNFASLKGTENEVHVFNPRNCVEVDLEFQGVKVAKAVGNIVNEIYKEESVEVKEEIAAKIEPIKEEKEGDLDSQTRKDLADVEEHKDIVVSGILVSDDKNFELDFLSLSDLREHHPDLSTTILRERQSVRVNCKKELIYWHILQMFGEAEVLQDDDKVTNQEPKVKQEGAKDQTNSGKLVLQIMGDIKLTIFNTLAVVEWTQDLINDTVADSIIAILMNVDSAPASIKLSSHSCDDHDHNNVQPYARDKIDDEVARVKQISRLFKEQFGDCFTLFLNKDEYASNKEDTINGVITIGKNTAKVDFNNMKILECNSNPLKGRVESLLNIGGNLVTPLC, from the coding sequence ATGGAACGAACAAATACAACAAcattcaaatttttttcattgggAGGAAGTAACGAAGTTGGACGATCATGCCATATATTACAATATAAGGGTAAGACGGTAATGCTCGATGCAGGAATTCATCCGGCATATCAAGGGTTAGCTTCATTACCTTTTTACGATGAATTTGATCTTTCCAAAATCGATATCCTATTGATTTCgcattttcatttggaCCATGCAGCTTCACTTCCGTATGTGATGCAACGGACTAACTTTCAAGGTAGAGTTTTTATGACACATCCAACCAAAGCCATTTACAGATGGCTGCTGCGAGATTTTGTAAGAGTTACCAGTATAGgttcttcatcctcttccATGGGGGCTAAAGACGAGGGCCTATTTTCAGATGAGGATTTGGTTGACTCCTTCGATAAAATCGAAACGGTGGACTATCATTCTACTGTGGACGTCAATGGTATCAAATTTACGGCATTCCATGCAGGCCATGTATTAGGCGCAGCAATGTTTCAAATAGAGATTGCTGGCCTGAGAGTGTTATTTACGGGTGATTATTCGAGAGAAGTCGATCGTCACTTGAATTCTGCTGAAGTACCTCCACTTTCATCTAACGTGTTAATTGTAGAATCTACCTTTGGTACCGCCACTCATGAGCCTCGTTTAAATAGAGAAAGAAAGCTGACCCAACTAATCCACTCCACAGTAATTCGAGGAGGCCGTGTTCTACTACCAGTTTTCGCTTTAGGGAGAGCTCAAGAAATTATGCTTATACTGGATGAGTATTGGTCTCAACATGCTGATGAACTTGGTGGTGGACAAGTTCCAATATTTTATGCATCAAATTtggcaaaaaaatgtatgaGCGTCTTTCAAACCTATGTAAATATGATGAATGATGACAttagaaagaaatttaGAGACTCCCAGACTAATCCGttcatattcaaaaatatatctTACCTAAGAAACTTGGAGGATTTCCAAGATTTTGGTCCCAGTGTAATGTTGGCGTCACCAGGCATGCTGCAAAGTGGGCTGTCAAGAGATTTACTTGAAAGGTGGTGCCCTGAAGATAAAAACCTAGTACTGATCACAGGTTACTCCATCGAAGGAACAATGGCGAAATTTATTATGCTTGAACCGGATACAATACCTTCTATAAATAATCCTGAAGTAACCATTCCAAGACGTTGTCAGGTTGAGGAAATCTCCTTTGCTGCACACGTTGATTTCCAGGAAAATCTAGAATTTATCGAAAAGATCAGTGCGCCAAATATCATCCTTGTTCATGGTGAGGCCAATCCCATGGGTCGATTAAAGTCTGCTTTATTATCTAATTTTGCGTCTTTAAAGGGAacagaaaatgaagttCATGTTTTTAATCCTAGAAACTGTGTTGAAGTGGATCTTGAATTTCAAGGCGTCAAGGTTGCAAAAGCTGTGGGAAATATTGTCAACgaaatatataaagaagaGAGTGTAGAGGtaaaggaagaaattgcTGCTAAAATTGAACctataaaagaagaaaaagagggCGACTTGGATTCtcaaacaagaaaagatctAGCTGATGTAGAGGAACATAAAGACATAGTCGTTTCTGGAATTCTGGTTTCAGATGACAAAAATTTCGAATTAGATTTCCTCTCTTTGTCCGATTTAAGAGAACACCATCCTGATCTTTCTACCACAATATTAAGAGAGCGCCAATCAGTCCGTGTAAATTGTAAAAAGGAGCTTATTTATTGGCATATTTTACAAATGTTTGGTGAGGCTGAGGTTCTacaagatgatgataagGTAACAAATCAAGAACCAAAGGTTAAGCAAGAGGGGGCAAAGGATCAAACTAATTCTGGTAAACTGGTTCTACAGATAATGGGGGATATTAAACTAACTATTTTTAATACTCTTGCCGTTGTGGAATGGACTCAAGATTTAATAAATGACACCGTAGCTGACTCCATTATCGCAATACTTATGAATGTGGATTCAGCTCCCGCCAGTATAAAGCTTTCGAGTCATTCTTGTGATGATCACGATCATAACAATGTACAGCCTTATGCACGAGACAAGATTGATGACGAAGTTGCGAGAGTGAAACAAATCTCAAGGTTATTTAAAGAACAATTTGGTGACTGTTTTACTTTATTTCTCAACAAAGATGAATATGCAAGCAATAAAGAGGACACTATAAATGGAGTCATTACTATAGGTAAAAACACTGCTAAGGTTGATTTCAAcaatatgaaaattttagaatGTAATTCAAATCCATTGAAAGGTAGAGTGGAAAGTCTCCTAAATATTGGTGGTAATTTAGTCACACCGCTATGTTAG
- the MCM5 gene encoding MCM DNA helicase complex subunit MCM5 (Component of the Mcm2-7 hexameric helicase complex~similar to YLR274W), producing the protein MSFDRPEIYSAPVLQGESPNDDDNTEIIKSFKNFILEFRLDSQFIYRDQLRNNILVKNYSLTVNMEHLIGYNEDIYKKLSDEPSDIIPLFETAITQVAKRISILSRAQSGNNDNKDTESISTDTDSLLLNSLPTFQLILNSNANQIPLRDLDSEHVSKIVRLSGIIISTSVLSSRATYLSIMCRNCRHTTSITINNFNSITGNTVSLPRSCLSTAESESSMANESNIGDESTKKNCGPDPYIIIHESSKFIDQQFLKLQEIPELVPVGEMPRNLTMTCDRYLTNKVIPGTRVTIVGIYSIYNSKNGAGSGRSGGGNGGSGVAIRTPYIKILGIQSDVETSSIWNSVTMFTEEEEEEFLQLSRNPKLYEILTNSIAPSIFGNEDIKKAIVCLLMGGSKKILPDGMRLRGDINVLLLGDPGTAKSQLLKFVEKVSPIAVYTSGKGSSAAGLTASVQRDPMTREFYLEGGAMVLADGGVVCIDEFDKMRDEDRVAIHEAMEQQTISIAKAGITTVLNSRTSVLAAANPIYGRYDDLKSPGDNIDFQTTILSRFDMIFIVKDDHNEERDISIANHVINIHTGNANAIQNQQEENGSEISIEKMKRYITYCRLKCAPRLSPQAAEKLSSNFVTIRKQLLINELESTERSSIPITIRQLEAIIRITESLAKLELSPIAQERHVDEAIRLFQASTMDAASQDPIGGLNQASGTSLSEIRRFEQELKRRLPIGWSTSYQTLRREFVDTHRFSQLALDKALYALEKHETIQLRHQGQNIYRSGV; encoded by the coding sequence ATGTCGTTTGATAGACCAGAAATATACAGCGCTCCTGTTTTACAAGGAGAATCGCCTaacgatgatgataataCCGAAATCATAAAGTCCttcaagaatttcattttggaGTTCCGACTAGACTCGCAATTTATATACAGAGACCAGTTAAGGAACAATattcttgtaaaaaattattctttAACGGTTAATATGGAGCATTTGATCGGGTACAATGAAGAcatatacaaaaaattatcagaCGAACCTTCAGATATCATTCCATTATTCGAAACTGCGATCACGCAAGTGGCCAAAAGGATAAGTATTCTAAGCAGGGCTCAATCTGGTAATAACGATAACAAAGATACAGAGAGTATTAGCACGGACACTGATTCGCTTTTACTGAATTCTTTACCAACCTTCCAATTAATCTTAAACTCCAATGCAAACCAGATTCCATTGAGAGATTTGGATTCCGAACACGTCTCTAAGATTGTGCGTTTATCAGGTATAATAATATCCACTTCAGTTTTATCTTCCCGTGCCACGTACCTTTCTATAATGTGTAGAAATTGCAGACACACAACATCTATAACAATCAACAATTTTAATTCTATCACGGGCAATACTGTCAGTTTACCACGCTCTTGTTTATCTACGGCTGAGAGTGAATCTTCTATGGCTAATGAGTCGAATATTGGCGATGAATCgaccaaaaaaaactgtggTCCTGATCcatatattattattcatgAATCTTCAAAGTTTATTGATCAGCAGTTCTTAAAATTACAGGAAATCCCGGAACTGGTTCCAGTAGGTGAGATGCCTAGGAACTTGACAATGACTTGTGACCGATACCTAACAAACAAGGTCATTCCAGGTACGAGGGTCACTATAGTGGGTATATATTCCATCTATAATTCCAAGAACGGTGCTGGCTCCGGAAGAAGCGGAGGTGGTAATGGGGGGAGCGGTGTTGCTATCAGAACACCTTATATTAAAATATTGGGTATTCAATCCGACGTAGAAACTTCCTCTATCTGGAATTCTGTAACCATGTTTACcgaggaagaagaagaagaatttctGCAGCTAAGTAGAAACCCAAAGCTTTACGAAATTTTGACCAACTCTATTGCCCCTTCTATTTTTGGCAATGAggatataaaaaaagcgATTGTATGTTTATTGATGGGTGGTTCCAAGAAGATACTACCCGATGGCATGAGGTTAAGAGGTGATATCAACGTTCTATTATTAGGTGATCCAGGTACCGCTAAATCTcaattattgaaatttgtCGAGAAAGTATCACCAATTGCTGTATATACATCTGGTAAGGGATCTTCTGCAGCTGGGTTGACTGCCAGTGTACAAAGAGATCCGATGACGAGAGAATTTTATCTGGAAGGTGGTGCTATGGTTCTTGCCGATGGTGGTGTTGTTTGCATTGATGAATTCGATAAAATGAGAGATGAAGATAGAGTGGCCATCCATGAAGCTATGGAGCAGCAAACAATCTCCATCGCGAAAGCCGGTATCACTACAGTGCTAAATTCTAGAACTAGTGTTTTAGCGGCAGCTAATCCAATATATGGCCGGTATGATGATTTGAAGTCTCCTGGTGACAACATTGATTTTCAAACTACTATTTTATCCCGTTTCGATATGATTTTTATTGTCAAGGACGACCATAATGAAGAACGTGATATTTCCATTGCTAATCACGTTATTAACATTCATACAGGGAACGCGAATGCTATTCAAAACCAACAAGAGGAAAATGGTAGTGAAATTagtattgaaaagatgaaaCGTTACATCACGTATTGCAGATTGAAATGTGCACCAAGACTTTCACCGCAGGCCGCTGAAAAACTATCCTCGAATTTCGTCACTATAAGGAAGCAGCTATTAATCAATGAATTAGAATCAACCGAAAGGTCATCTATTCCAATTACCATTCGTCAATTGGAAGCTATTATTAGAATAACGGAATCGTTAGCTAAATTGGAACTAAGTCCTATCGCACAGGAAAGGCATGTTGACGAAGCTATTAGATTGTTTCAAGCTTCCACAATGGATGCTGCCTCTCAGGATCCAATTGGTGGCTTAAATCAAGCAAGCGGAACGTCGTTGTCAGAAATCCGTCGTTTTGAGCAAGAactaaaaagaagattacCTATTGGCTGGTCTACTTCTTACCAAACTTTAAGAAGAGAATTTGTAGATACACATAGATTTTCCCAATTGGCATTGGATAAGGCCTTGTATGCATTAGAGAAGCATGAAACAATTCAATTGAGACATCAGGgacaaaatatttacagaAGTGGGGTatga
- the SMD2 gene encoding mRNA splicing protein SMD2 (Core Sm protein Sm D2~similar to YLR275W) — MSSQLIDRPKHELSRAELEELEEFEFKHGPMSLINDAMMTKTPVIISLRNNHKIIARVKAFDRHCNMVLENVKELWTEKKGKNLINRERFISKLFLRGDSVIVVLKTPVE, encoded by the exons ATGTC TTCACAGTTAATTGACCGTCCGAAGCATGAGCTCTCTAGAGCAGAATTAGAGGAACTAGAAGAATTCGAATTCAAGCATGGCCCAATGTCCTTGATAAATGATGCTATGATGACGAAAACACCTGTGATAATCTCATTAAGAAATAATCATAAAATAATAGCGAGAGTAAAAGCCTTCGACAGGCATTGCAACATGGTTTTAGAAAATGTGAAGGAACTTTGGACAGAGAAGAAGGGcaaaaatttgattaaTCGTGAAAGATTCATAAGtaaattatttttaagaGGCGATTCAGTTATCGTTGTGTTAAAGACCCCTGTTGAGTAA